A window of Daucus carota subsp. sativus chromosome 2, DH1 v3.0, whole genome shotgun sequence genomic DNA:
ACTATAACCAGCACTTAAACAAATACACATGTGATTACTATCAATCCACTGCAACTCAACAGGAGAAGGCCTTAATTTCACTATTTCGACTTTTAATTACATGGTCACCGGTATATAAGATTCACATAATGTTCTGCAGATAGAGAAATTGACTTCTGGAAATTATAGAACATATTGTATAACTTAATGTTGGTGCAGTCCTATTATGTGTTGTTTACGCAGTGTAACATTAGCAGTTCCGTTGAGTACATTCATGtgttattttctaaatattagtAGTACTGCAACAGATAAAGGTGATTCCACAAAGAAGCGAAGAGTGGAACGATCACGAAAGTAAGTATGGTACTGAATTCTCCAGACATCACTGTCAAGTATTGTGCATGCATTATAGTCTGTGCTTTCTTTAATGCTTCAAAAGGATTCTGCCTTTCTTTATAAGATGCAACATAAGAACATTGAGAGGAATGTAAATAGATCTATGAAATTACGTTGTGCAGGCCTGCTGGGCACGACtctaatttttcaataaaatttcttttattcttttttgtcGATAAAAGTACTGACAACTTTCTTTCTCTATATCTTAACCGAGAGAATGTTAATCCATCAATATACAAAGAAAATAGAATCATTTCCAACAACATTCTGCAAGTACATAATAGTATCATGGTCTATTTTGTCAGAACATCAGTTCCGGTGCTGATATTATGAGAAATGGTAAAATATATTCACTGCATGTGCTTGTGGTAACACTGCTAATTGACATTGCTTTTTTTAACGAATGATCCAGGATGGCAGAGGCAAAGGAAAGAGTCCTGACACCAGCAATCCCCTCAGATATGCAATCTGTATTGAAGCGCTGTGAAAATCTGGAGAAGGAAGCACGATCACTGAAGCTAAACTTGTCTTTCATGAACAGGTGACAAAACAAACATGATTTAATCACCATATTCAATTATCCAAAAGATAAATCAGTTATTTACCTTGCGAAGTAAAATAACTACTTCTTCCAAGTTTTACACATTTACAAGAAAGATACTTTGTTTATGTATATTTCAGAAAGGACTCCGAACAGACTAAGCAGATAGAAGAGCTCCAGAAGCAGAACGAGGAATTGACAGATGAAAAGGAGCGCCTCCTGGAAGAAATCGAAAGGATCATCTCTGAGACAAGCAAAATGTAGACTTCATCAGGATCTTTACAGTTAGAATACTTCTTAATAGCGCCAGAGCAAAGCAAGGATCACAGATCTTATGGACAACTCTAAACAGGCTTCCTTCAACAGCATTCTAAACCAGTGTCGCACAGAGTTCAAATCTCGAAATGACCTCCCCCAACAAATCCCCCCATCTCAGTATGAGAACCTCGTGGAGATCATTTTACAGAAGACATCATCAAAAGTTTTTGAACGTTAATTGTCGATTCCGGAACGATTCAAATTTAGGAATACTTTTCACACTTTCCTTAAGTTGTGCCTCCATTGAGGTCACTAATTTAGGAGTACTTTTCACACTTTCCTTAAGTTGTGCCTCCCTTGAGGTCACTCGCAAACAAACCATTGATCTTTCATTGAAGTGATAGTGTACAACTTTTACTTCCTTTGGAAGTGTAGCACAAGTGACAAACCTCTGTATTGCAAACTTCTAATTGCCCAAGTCCTTCAAAACTATGCCACACTTGAAAATATATGGCTGCAAAATTTTGTTTCCCACTTGCTGAATACAACTTTATAACTTAAGAAAATGAGATGATGAAAGAAATAATTCTGCGTAATGTGATATAGTAGATATTAAAAAACAAGTACATATTTGTACCTGCGTATAAAGAAGTGTTACTTTATGGCGTTGATATATGAAGATTCACCGTCTCAAAACTTATTCACTTGCCTTCTTTTCATGTAACTTTTCACTACATCTGCGTATTTCAGCAGCTCTATATTATACAATGTACATGCGCCGGCCCAATGTATTTTATCACCCGGATCCTCTGTGATACAGTGCATCGAGTCGCTTTTTTACAAGCTATTACTACAAGTATGTTACAACTTACAATCATTTCACATCACAGATTTTAGAATATAGGAACACTGTATCTCATGGGAAGCAAGCACTTGCATAAAACGAATGCTACCTTCCACTAATGAGCTCTTCAATTCCAGGGAGGCCGATCCTTTTCCCATATTGAATGACTAGCCAGGCCGCGAAAGAGAAGTAAGCTACAAGAAAACAAGTTTTCTTTACACGGGCAGCCATAGGTAGTGCCCATGCTGCAGAGATCCTACGAATGGGAGAAAGTGCATGGTGTAGAAGTCTAGCCAGACTGATGGAAATTAGTGAGGTTGAAAAGCCGGTAAATACTCCAATGATTACGTCCCATCTCCAACGCTTTACTCTTGCCAAGCCAGCCAGCCAGGATATTAACATCTTTGAGGACCTTTAAACATAAAAACCGTCATATAAAGCACGAACGAAGTACACAATACTAAAAACTATATACTGTCAAATTCTCGTAAATGTCGGTCTTGCATATCAACATCAACTATATCTTAAGGCCATAATGATGAATCGCTTGATGAAGTAGATGATCATGTGACATGTTAAGGCCACTGAAGCTATGTTACGCCCTTCAAGCAGACAATAGTATTTTATTGTCAGgtcaaaaattcattttagCTGTATTGAATTCTGACTCACACCATTAGACACAGACATGATAGGGACAAAATACTGCAACAAGCTGTCACTCTGATGGTATCTTATCCTGTAAATTAGTTATTAACGCTAAGGGGAATATAACTACACTGGCTGTCACAGGGTCGGTTGCCTCGGGTACCTGCTCTAGTCTACATCTACTATGgttaaaagttcaaaataaggATCATACAGGTATAGAACACCTTGAGAAGCAAAACATATAGAGACGCTCAGTACTATATATTTACTCACAGGAAGAAGTACCGCCTGACCATCTCAAGCGTAGATGGATCGCTTGCATGGCAATTAAATAACCCGTCATGATATAGGTTAACCTTAGAGATGCCCAATGTATACCAACAGTCATATGTTTCATTCACCTAAAAAgcaaacaataatatatatcactAAATCATCATTCATAGTAGGAGCCAAGTGAacttcaaacaaaaaaaaaattacagattAACATAATTATTGTAAACCATGTCTGAGCCACATAATCTTTATAAATCAGCAAGATCTACCTTGAACTCATCTTTGGATAACCAGGCAACACCAAAATTGGGCCTGCAGTCATGTGGAAGGGCCTCATTAGGAGCTTCTGCCGATGCAAGTTTTACTTGACCTGAAAGATCTATGTATTCTACCTGAAATTGACATCACGAAATGGTATTAATATGAAACAACTGTTAATTTTTCTCTCATACTCCCTAAAGAAGGAAAtagttatttagcaaaaaaaaaaaaagaagaaggaaATAGTTTATTGGCTGAATAGTTAAACTGAATTAAAATCACATATAAGAAACCCAAATAAATACACCTACTGCTTCTCAAAAATTACAACATCAACTAAATGTGGGACTTTCTAGAGTGACCAATTAACATCGCTTCATACACCAGATAGGCAGATATCAAGGCTGGAAAAGTAACCAGGCTGGATAGACTTTAGCTTTAATTGTGGATCATAATCCATGAGACCATGAGATAATCAGACTCGGTCCATATATAGACCCTAACAACTAATTATTACGTCTCATCACGTACTCTTAGTCCATTATCCGCGTCTTCAGACCCCGCTTATTGACAAATTATTTACCTCTTTCGATCTTACTCTACTCTTAGTCTTAAAATTTACTTTCTTATAGGAAACCCATAGATCAGTGATGATAAAATTGTTTGCAAGTTTCAATTTAGGCAGATGAGgaatatcaaatatttcaaattagtaTCATTTCCCTCTATTCAAGTGTAAGTTCTATCcaaattacaaattaatatcaTTTCTCTAACTctctacatatatttatttatctgATACTCAAcaaatatctctctctctctctctctctgtgtttataataactaaatttccATCCTCAGTTTACACTAGAAAACACAAAATAATCCCAAAATCTaatattcagaaaattaaaGTTCCTGGTTGAGATTGAATAATGAAGTTCGGTTGATTTTATTCCAATGTTTTTGATACTGTATTGTATCAAATTTAATGGTTTACGGGTTTGATAGAGTCCCATTGAACAGAAGGGAATAGAGTACACAATCTTATATTCTCGTCAAACACATTACCAGAATTTTTCAGGAATTACAAGACTGCAGCATATGGATAAAAgctacaaaaatatattaaagggCCATTGATAAATCTCATGCACAAACTTATTGATTAGAAGACAGAGAATTGAAGGCCCACTTAAACTATCTTATGTTCCTGACGTAGCACGACTCGATGACCTAGCCATTCACTTCCACATTGTAGTTGAAATCTAccagaaatgaaaataatataactattcCTGTCATTTGTCCAGCAAAATCTATAAATTTACCACTCTAGAAATAATTACATGTGCTCGCGAAAATCTGGAATTATAACAATCGAGGTATTTATTTATTACCTCAAAAATAGATGCCCAGTAATAATCATAACGACACCGGAATTTCTTTCTCTCAGATGGATAAAACACATTTTTGGCTTTGTAATTCAGAAATCCAAGTTCACAGATCTTAGACGACCTAAGATCCACTCCTGTAGATAAGTTAAAATCATTAAAGCAGGGTACAAATTTATATGAGTGtatatagaatatttaaaaatctccaCCTGCAAGATCGAGCAACAAGACAATGGAAAAACAGTAAGAACCAGTTTTGCTAAGTCAGCAAGATTGGAAATCAAAAGTAAGCACTCTAATAAACATACTACTAATCTCTTTTGACATGAAAGCACCTTGTTCCtctttgaaagagattgtatcAGATTACAGACAATAAAAAGGGAAGCGAACAGGGAAAGAGAGTGAACGCCACAGGTAAATCATCAAAACAGGTAGCTAAAAGAAGCTTCAGCTTTTAATTAGATGCTTCAGCAGTTgtctaaaaatttaataatttttaagataCAGAAAGACCATGAAGTGAGTAAATGAGGGTAACGAAATAACTAGGATGACCGTAACACAGATGAAGAACCTCCTAGAGACATTAAAAAGAAAAGTAGTGACTTCACTAATACGTCAGTTGTGCAGATGGTATTACATGGAGTTGTGGATCACTGAATACTCATCAGCCGAAATTCAAAACATTTGATAAGTACACACATCATTTTCCATGAGAATTGTAGCTTAACATTGTAGAAAAAGTGTGCGCCTGTGCGGCAATTGAATGCATCTGCTAGAAACAAGTGTAATACTGATTTTCTGGTTCATACcaattaagagcatctccaagagcctcttcatttaggctcctaacttgagatttgaggagggagaggaaGAATATTACTCCAAGaaactcttaagtggctcttaaatcactcagagcctcttgtttctctctcctctctcctcagagttaagagccactacattgctcctaacttatttttcacaataaaaaaatctttccctccaattcacctc
This region includes:
- the LOC108205684 gene encoding uncharacterized protein LOC108205684; the encoded protein is MDSPEPDRKKPHVSGLLRCSCALIFTLALFISASSMVVLFSILIGNFSISDPISVPSQCKIISSRVDLRSSKICELGFLNYKAKNVFYPSERKKFRCRYDYYWASIFEVEYIDLSGQVKLASAEAPNEALPHDCRPNFGVAWLSKDEFKVNETYDCWYTLGISKVNLYHDGLFNCHASDPSTLEMVRRYFFLSSKMLISWLAGLARVKRWRWDVIIGVFTGFSTSLISISLARLLHHALSPIRRISAAWALPMAARVKKTCFLVAYFSFAAWLVIQYGKRIGLPGIEELISGR